A window of the Cannabis sativa cultivar Pink pepper isolate KNU-18-1 chromosome X, ASM2916894v1, whole genome shotgun sequence genome harbors these coding sequences:
- the LOC115702488 gene encoding pathogenesis-related protein 1B-like → MSLNHKASIKVLLVGQILMVMMMIMIASTTSKPFPGKKSSHHKHSHNKHSHFDFLDTHNAIRAEVGVGPMTWNKTLVAYARNYANSMVSKNCELEHSGGIYGENLAAGYGEMTGEQAVKFWATEKTMYDYTSNTCKEEDGCGHYLQVVWRNSIRLGCATTKCSNNGLVFVICSYDPPGNYIGQRPY, encoded by the coding sequence ATGTCTCTAAATCACAAAGCTTCAATAAAAGTTTTGTTGGTGGGACAAATactgatggtgatgatgatgataatgattgCTAGCACAACTTCCAAACCATTCCCAGGCAAAAAGTCATCTCATCATAAACATTCTCACAATAAACATTCTCACTTTGACTTCCTCGATACCCATAATGCCATTCGAGCGGAGGTTGGCGTCGGCCCAATGACGTGGAATAAGACCTTAGTTGCTTATGCGAGAAACTATGCAAACTCAATGGTAAGTAAGAATTGTGAGCTGGAGCACTCTGGAGGAATTTATGGTGAGAATTTAGCTGCAGGTTATGGAGAAATGACAGGTGAGCAAGCTGTGAAGTTTTGGGCCACCGAGAAGACCATGTATGACTACACCTCCAACACGTGCAAGGAAGAGGATGGGTGTGGCCATTACCTTCAGGTAGTGTGGCGCAACTCCATTCGCCTTGGATGCGCCACAACCAAGTGTAGCAACAATGGATTGGTATTTGTCATTTGTAGCTATGATCCCCCGGGAAATTATATAGGGCAACGACCCTATTAA
- the LOC115717244 gene encoding pathogenesis-related protein 1B-like, translated as MSLNHKASIKVLLVGQILMVMMMIMIASTTSKPFPGKKSSHRKHSHNKHSHFDFLDTHNAIRAEVGVGPMTWNKTLVAYARNYANSMISKNCELEHSGGIYGENLAAGYGEMTGEQAVKFWATEKTMYDYTSNTCKEEDGCGHYLQVVWRNSIRLGCATTKCTNNGLVFVICSYDPPGNYIGQRPY; from the coding sequence ATGTCTCTAAATCACAAAGCTTCAATAAAAGTTTTGTTGGTGGGACAAATattgatggtgatgatgatgataatgattgCTAGCACAACTTCCAAACCATTCCCAGGCAAAAAGTCATCTCATCGTAAACATTCTCACAATAAACATTCTCACTTTGACTTCCTCGATACCCACAATGCCATTCGTGCAGAGGTTGGCGTTGGCCCAATGACGTGGAATAAGACCTTAGTTGCTTATGCGAGAAACTATGCAAACTCAATGATAAGTAAGAATTGTGAATTGGAGCACTCTGGAGGAATTTATGGTGAGAATTTAGCTGCAGGTTATGGAGAAATGACAGGTGAGCAAGCTGTGAAGTTTTGGGCCACCGAGAAGACCATGTATGACTACACCTCCAACACGTGCAAGGAAGAGGATGGGTGTGGCCATTACCTTCAGGTAGTGTGGCGCAACTCCATTCGCCTTGGATGCGCCACAACCAAGTGTACCAACAATGGATTGGTGTTTGTCATTTGTAGCTATGATCCCCCGGGGAATTATATAGGGCAACGACCCTATTAA
- the LOC115702490 gene encoding pathogenesis-related protein 1B-like — MSLNHKASIKVLLVGQILMVMMMIMIASTTSEPFPGKKSSHRKHSHNKHSHFDFLDTHNAIRAEVGVGPMTWNKTLVAYARNYANSMISKNCELEHSGGIYGENLAAGYGEMTGEQAVKFWATEKTMYDYTSNTCKEEDGCGHYLQVVWRDSIRLGCATTKCSNNGLVFVICSYDPPGNYIGQRPY; from the coding sequence ATGTCTCTAAATCACAAAGCTTCAATAAAAGTTTTGTTGGTGGGACAAATattgatggtgatgatgatgataatgattgCTAGCACAACTTCCGAACCATTCCCAGGCAAAAAGTCATCTCATCGTAAACATTCTCACAATAAACATTCTCACTTTGACTTCCTCGATACCCACAATGCCATTCGAGCAGAGGTTGGAGTTGGCCCAATGACGTGGAATAAGACCTTAGTTGCTTATGCGAGAAACTATGCAAACTCAATGATAAGTAAGAATTGTGAGCTGGAGCACTCTGGAGGAATTTATGGTGAGAATTTAGCTGCAGGTTATGGAGAAATGACAGGCGAGCAAGCTGTGAAGTTTTGGGCCACCGAGAAGACCATGTATGACTACACCTCCAACACGTGCAAGGAAGAGGACGGGTGTGGCCATTACCTTCAGGTAGTGTGGCGCGACTCCATTCGCCTTGGATGCGCAACAACCAAGTGTAGCAACAATGGATTGGTGTTTGTCATTTGTAGCTATGATCCCCCGGGGAATTATATAGGGCAACGACCCTATTAA
- the LOC133031825 gene encoding pathogenesis-related protein 1-like, with the protein MMSESPVKIFQALLFLTCIVGLAIAQNNPQDYLNAHNSARAAVGVGQLRWDDRVASYAQQYAQQRMGDCNLVHSRGPYGENLAWGSADLSGVDAVKMWVNENVDYNYNSNTCAAGKVCGHYTQVVWRNSVRLGCAKVRCNNNKGTFITCNYDPPGNYVGQRPY; encoded by the coding sequence ATGATGTCTGAATCACCTGTTAAGATTTTTCAAGCCCTACTATTCCTGACATGTATAGTAGGGCTAGCCATTGCCCAAAACAACCCACAAGACTACCTCAACGCTCACAACTCAGCTCGTGCTGCGGTGGGTGTGGGGCAGCTGAGATGGGATGACAGGGTGGCGTCCTACGCCCAGCAATACGCCCAACAACGCATGGGTGACTGCAATTTGGTGCACTCTAGAGGACCTTATGGCGAGAATCTGGCCTGGGGAAGCGCAGATCTTTCAGGTGTTGATGCCGTAAAAATGTGGGTCAATGAGAATGTCGACTATAATTATAACTCGAACACCTGCGCTGCTGGCAAGGTTTGCGGGCACTATACTCAAGTGGTGTGGCGTAACTCGGTTCGTTTGGGGTGTGCTAAGGTTCGGTGCAACAATAATAAGGGTACCTTCATCACTTGCAACTATGATCCACCAGGCAACTATGTTGGCCAGCGCCCTTACTAA